One part of the Candidatus Tanganyikabacteria bacterium genome encodes these proteins:
- a CDS encoding 1-deoxy-D-xylulose-5-phosphate reductoisomerase, with amino-acid sequence MVRKRRLAVLGSTGSIGTQGLEVAAAHPDRLEVVALAAGRGGPAFQAQCDRWRPRHAILGSDRGGADLAALCAAEDVDMVLLGVPGLAGLAPTLAAIGAGKVVATANKETLVAAGDLVMAALASNPAAALHPVDSEHSAIWQCLRGEDPAAVRQIFLTSSGGALRDKPVAGLAAATVAEVLAHPTWPAMGRKITVDSATLMNKALEVIEAHHLFGLDYAGIEVAIHPQSAVHGLVVFADGSVKAQVGPPDMRVPLQVALLHPERPPAPWGGFQPGTWSFLPVDPDRYPAVALGYEAGRRGGTAPAVLSAANEVAVAAFLSGSLAFGDLIPAVAEVLRAHSDSPADSVAGVLDADAWARERAARVVGNHHEDRVHG; translated from the coding sequence GTGGTAAGGAAGCGGCGCCTGGCGGTCCTCGGCTCGACGGGCTCGATAGGCACCCAGGGCCTGGAGGTCGCCGCGGCCCATCCCGATCGACTCGAGGTGGTGGCCCTGGCTGCTGGGCGCGGAGGCCCCGCGTTTCAGGCGCAGTGCGACCGCTGGCGGCCGCGGCACGCCATCCTCGGGAGCGACCGTGGTGGCGCCGATCTGGCCGCGCTATGCGCCGCGGAGGATGTCGACATGGTGCTGCTCGGCGTGCCGGGCCTGGCGGGCCTGGCCCCGACGCTCGCGGCCATCGGAGCCGGCAAGGTGGTCGCCACCGCCAACAAGGAGACCCTCGTGGCCGCGGGCGACCTGGTCATGGCGGCGCTGGCGAGCAATCCGGCCGCGGCCCTGCACCCGGTGGACTCCGAGCACAGTGCCATCTGGCAGTGCCTGCGCGGCGAGGACCCGGCGGCCGTCCGGCAGATCTTCCTGACCTCCTCGGGTGGCGCCCTGCGCGACAAGCCGGTGGCCGGCCTGGCCGCGGCCACGGTGGCCGAGGTGCTCGCGCACCCGACCTGGCCGGCCATGGGCCGCAAGATCACGGTGGACAGCGCAACCCTGATGAACAAGGCCCTCGAGGTCATCGAGGCGCATCATCTCTTCGGTCTGGACTATGCCGGCATCGAGGTCGCCATTCACCCGCAGAGCGCCGTGCACGGCCTGGTCGTCTTCGCCGACGGCTCGGTCAAGGCGCAGGTGGGTCCGCCGGACATGCGCGTGCCCCTCCAGGTGGCGTTGCTGCACCCCGAGAGGCCGCCCGCGCCCTGGGGCGGGTTCCAGCCGGGGACCTGGTCCTTCCTCCCGGTCGATCCCGATCGATATCCCGCGGTCGCCCTCGGCTACGAGGCCGGGCGCCGGGGCGGGACGGCCCCGGCCGTGCTCAGCGCCGCCAACGAGGTGGCGGTCGCCGCGTTCCTTTCAGGCTCCCTGGCGTTTGGCGACCTGATCCCGGCCGTGGCGGAGGTCTTGCGAGCGCATTCGGACTCGCCCGCGGACTCGGTGGCCGGCGTCCTGGATGCCGATGCCTGGGCGCGCGAGCGCGCCGCGCGCGTCGTCGGCAACCACCATGAAGACCGCGTTCACGGCTAA
- a CDS encoding phosphatidate cytidylyltransferase yields MVEGDLSGRGPTPGRAPEGEAVPGGAPGEDPLAGGDGPSEQAPADGLTEHAPVGIQDQRKFGQRVLYSLVAGVLIILAMLAGDWGMTIGLMGACWFASRELFNLFEAKGYNPARNLGIVSCLAIMLLTQLSGTRFHGAFLTAVFVMCFVFLIVRGAPWFPYWNVLERFDARVTSAARTGPQVASISDVATTFLGILYTGWLPSFIILLRKFDMAAPVSPEGRPFATPAGVAFRYPDGLWLTLLYFLAVVATDVGAYFFGKFFGRRPLIGPLSPRKTIEGAFGGIASAMAVATLVGVVADMVLPRFGWPAPLAPWWQCTILGFIVSVTAQVSDLSESMIKRDVGRRDAGELIPGHGGMLDRVDSYLLSGAVAYWYILYFWKLFPWRIGWW; encoded by the coding sequence ATGGTTGAAGGCGATCTCTCCGGGCGGGGGCCGACCCCCGGGCGCGCCCCGGAAGGGGAGGCCGTCCCGGGCGGCGCGCCGGGCGAGGATCCCCTGGCGGGCGGCGACGGACCGAGCGAGCAGGCTCCCGCGGACGGCCTGACCGAGCACGCACCCGTCGGCATCCAGGACCAGCGCAAGTTCGGGCAGCGCGTCCTCTACTCGCTGGTCGCGGGCGTCCTCATCATCCTGGCGATGCTGGCCGGCGACTGGGGCATGACGATCGGCCTGATGGGCGCGTGCTGGTTCGCCAGCCGGGAGCTGTTCAACCTCTTCGAGGCCAAGGGCTACAACCCGGCGCGCAACCTGGGGATCGTGTCGTGCCTGGCCATCATGCTCCTGACGCAACTCTCGGGGACGCGCTTCCACGGGGCCTTCCTGACGGCCGTCTTCGTGATGTGCTTCGTCTTCCTCATCGTCCGCGGCGCGCCCTGGTTCCCGTACTGGAACGTGCTGGAGCGCTTCGACGCGCGCGTGACGTCCGCGGCGCGCACCGGCCCGCAGGTGGCGAGCATCTCGGACGTGGCCACGACGTTTCTGGGCATCCTCTACACGGGGTGGCTGCCGAGCTTCATCATCCTGTTGCGGAAGTTCGACATGGCCGCGCCCGTATCGCCGGAGGGCCGCCCGTTCGCGACGCCCGCCGGCGTCGCGTTCCGGTATCCCGACGGCCTCTGGCTGACGCTGCTGTACTTCCTGGCGGTGGTGGCCACCGACGTCGGCGCCTATTTCTTCGGGAAGTTCTTCGGCCGCCGCCCGCTGATCGGGCCGCTTTCGCCGCGCAAGACCATCGAGGGCGCCTTCGGGGGCATCGCCAGCGCGATGGCGGTGGCGACCCTGGTCGGTGTCGTGGCCGACATGGTCCTGCCACGCTTCGGCTGGCCCGCGCCGCTGGCACCCTGGTGGCAATGCACGATCCTGGGCTTCATCGTCAGCGTCACGGCGCAGGTGAGCGACCTGTCCGAGTCGATGATCAAGCGCGACGTGGGCCGCCGCGATGCCGGCGAACTCATTCCGGGCCACGGGGGCATGCTCGATCGGGTAGATTCCTACCTGCTTTCGGGAGCCGTGGCCTACTGGTACATCCTGTACTTCTGGAAGCTGTTCCCGTGGCGGATCGGCTGGTGGTAA